The following proteins are encoded in a genomic region of Pungitius pungitius chromosome 19, fPunPun2.1, whole genome shotgun sequence:
- the map3k15 gene encoding mitogen-activated protein kinase kinase kinase 15 isoform X1 — translation MRRRCWGTNPDALLSADDSCATAMDTSQSAQVADMGGEHSAGVCAADRDRERGEVTSPCPPAKQRSLRVVYVLNDGLKSVMASSPESGALQCLQRACDAESALLTTVTFGRLDFGETSVLDSFYDADIAVVDMSDVFRQPSLFYHLGVRESFDMANNVILYHDTDPDTAQSLKDMVAQKNTKATRSPAVGFPWVQLPPEYRGCGLRNKASSGNYYFIPYIVTPNHEYMCCESDAQRRASEYMQPSWDNLLGPLCVPLMDRFTGLLKDIHVTSCASFKDTLLNDIRKAREKYQGEELAKELSRIKLRIDNTEVLTQDIVMNLLFSYRDIQDYDAMVKLVQTLEMLPTCDLATQPMIQFHYAFALNRRNSPGDREQALGVMLQVLQSCEHPAPDMFCLCGRIYKDIFLDSDCKDMKNRDNAIQWYRKGFELQPTLYSGINLAVLLIVAGQQFESSMELRKIGVRLNSLLGRKGSLEKMNNYWDVGQFFTVGMLASDIPKATQAAEKLFKLKPPLWYLRSVVQNLQLILRFKKQSVEHSPQRERLNFWMDIIVEATQGTTNRLRFPVLILEPTKVYQPSYVSINNEAEEKNVSIWHVSPAETKGIHEWNFTAMSIKGISISKFDERCCFLYVHDNSDDFQIYFSTEEQCSRFCSMVKEMISDGTGNAVELEGEGDGDTLEYEYDTDETGDRVVLGRGTYGVVYAGRDVSNQVRIAIKEIPERDSRYSQPLHEEIALHKYLKHRNIVQYLGSVSENGYIKIFMEQVPGGSLSALLRSKWGPLKEATIIFYTRQILEGLRYLHDNQIVHRDIKGDNVLVNTYSGVLKISDFGTSKRLAGVNPCTETFTGTLQYMAPEIIDKGPRGYGAPADIWSLGCTIIEMATGKPPFHELGEPQAAMFKVGMFKIHPEIPESLSLEAKSFILRCFEPDPNKRAITSDLLRDTFVRQNSKGKKSKIAFKPSDYIPSVSLPVQLQCEAIGGSSSSEPGSISPDCDSKHDVFFLKKKSPHSENPLKPPNSNYLSVPDEGSASYDRSAPPSPEDRDGGLFLLKKDSERRAILFRVLNDDQAKVISNLKENHIQGIEELQLSVDHIKQIICILRDFIHSPERRVMAATISKLKLDLDFDSTSINQIQLVLFGFQDSVNKVLRNHHIKPHWMFAMDNIIRRAVQAAITILIPELQTHFGPASECEGAEKEDEVDEEEAEFSPVSASPADAAATAVADSAHPVACRQNSQEHLRSHHQLGVQLGHLKQETNRLLEELLQKEKEYQQVLKATLQQRSHDTELVRVRHRPLDVLPPSIFKIPADHETDKPLTDWLKEQGADADTVDKFVLEEYTLIDVLTEVTKDDLHRLRLRGGVLCRIWRAIQRHRERERLRPDERSGGDA, via the exons ATGAGGCGCAGATGTTGGGGGACAAACCCAGACGCGCTCCTCTCCGCCGACGACAGTTGCGCAACAG CAATGGATACGAGCCAGAGCGCGCAAGTAGCCGACATGGGAGGAGAGCACTCCGCCGGGGTGTGCGCGGCGGACCGGGACCGGGAGAGGGGCGAGGTGACCAGCCCCTGCCCGCCGGCCAAGCAGCGTTCCCTGCGGGTGGTGTACGTCCTGAACGACGGGCTGAAGTCGGTGATGGCCAGCAGCCCCGAATCCGGCGCGCTGCAGTGTCTGCAGAGAGCGTGCGACGCGGAGAGCGCGCTGCTCACCACCGTCACCTTCGGCCGGCTCGACTTCGGAGAAACGTCCGTGCTGGACAGCTTCTacgatgcag ACATCGCGGTTGTGGACATGAGCGACGTGTTTCGGCAGCCCTCCCTGTTctaccacctgggcgtgagggAGAGCTTCGACATGGCGAACAACGTCATCCTGTACCACGACACCGACCCCGACACCGCGCAGTCTCTGAAG gataTGGTGGCGCAGAAAAACACA AAGGCCACTCGTTCTCCAGCAGTAGGTTTTCCATGGGTTCAGTTGCCTCCAGAATACAGAGGCTGTGGATTGCGTAATAAA gCGTCCAGCGGTAACTACTACTTCATCCCCTACATCGTGACTCCCAACCACGAGTACATGTGCTGCGAGAGCGACGCCCAGCGGCGGGCCAGCGAGTACATGCAGCCCAGCTGGGACAACCTGCTGGGGCCGCTGTGCGTGCCCCTGATGGACCGCTTCACCGGCCTGCTGAAGGACATCCACGTCACCTCCTG TGCGTCCTTTAAGGACACCCTGCTGAACGACATCAGGAAGGCCCGAGAGAAGTACCAGGGCGAGGAGCTGGCCAAGGAGCTTTCCCGGATTAAACTCCGAATTGACAACACGGAGGTTCTCACCCAGGACATCGTGATGAACCTGCTCTTTTCTTACCGGGACATACAG GACTACGACGCCATGGTGAAGCTGGTGCAGACGTTGGAGATGCTGCCGACTTGTGATCTGGCGACGCAGCCCATGATCCAGTTCCACTACGCGTTCGCCCTCAACAG GAGGAACAGCCCCGGGGACCGGGAGCAGGCTCTCGGAGTGATGCTGCAGGTGTTGCAGTCCTGCGAACATCCAGCGCCGGACATGTTCTGCCTGTGTGGACGGATATACAAGGATATCTTCCTGGACTCGGACTGCAAAGACATGAAGAACAGGGACAACGCCATACAGTG GTACAGGAAGGGGTTTGAGCTGCAGCCGACTCTCTACTCCGGCATCAACCTGGCCGTCCTGCTGATAGTTGCGGGCCAACAGTTTGAGAGCTCCATGGAACTGAGGAAAATAG GTGTGAGGCTGAACAGCCTGCTCGGGCGCAAAGGGTCCCTGGAGAAGATGAACAACTACTGGGACGTGGGCCAGTTCTTCACTGTTGGCATGCTGGCCAGCGACATCCCCAAAGCGACTCAGGCTGCAGAGAAGCTCTTCAAACTCAAGCCGCCTCTCTG GTATTTGCGGTCCGTGGTGCAGAACCTGCAGCTGATCCTGAGGTTCAAGAAGCAGTCGGTGGAACATTCTCCACAGCGGGAGAGACTCAACTTCTGGATGGACATCATCGTGGAAGCCACGCAGGGAACCACCAACCGGCTGCGCTTTCCG GTGTTGATTCTGGAGCCCACCAAGGTTTACCAGCCCTCGTACGTGTCCATCAACAACGAGGCGGAGGAGAAGAACGTCTCCATCTGGCACGTTTCTCCCGCTGAAACG AAAGGGATCCACGAGTGGAACTTCACTGCCATGTCCATCAAAGGCATCAG CATAAGTAAGTTCGATGAGCGCTGCTGCTTCCTCTACGTCCACGACAACTCGGATGACTTCCAGATCTACTTCTCCACCGAGGAGCAGTGCAGTCG GTTCTGTTCCATGGTGAAGGAGATGATATCCGACGGCACGGGCAACGCCGTGGAACTGGAGGGGGAAGGAGACGGAGACACGCTGGAG TACGAGTATGACACGGACGAGACAGGGGACAGGGTGGTGCTCGGGCGGGGCACCTACGGAGTGGTGTACGCCGGGAGGGACGTCAGCAACCAGGTCCGAATCGCCATCAAGGAGATCCCCGAGAGGGACAGCAG ATACTCGCAGCCCCTTCACGAGGAGATCGCCCTCCACAAGTACCTGAAGCACAGGAACATTGTTCAGTACCTGGGCTCCGTTTCGGAGAACGGGTACATCAAGATCTTCATGGAACAAGTGCCCGgag GAAGCCTGTCGGCGTTGCTGCGCTCCAAGTGGGGCCCGCTGAAGGAGGCCACAATCATCTTCTACACCAGGCAGATCCTGGAGGGGCTCCGGTACCTGCACGACAACCAGATCGTCCACCGGGACATCAAG gGGGACAACGTGTTGGTGAACACCTACAGCGGCGTCTTGAAGATCTCCGACTTTGGAACCTCCAAGCGGTTGGCGGGAGTGAACCCGTGCACGGAGACGTTCACCG GCACGCTGCAGTACATGGCTCCGGAAATCATCGACAAGGGCCCTCGGGGCTACGGGGCCCCGGCCGACATCTGGTCCCTGGGGTGCACCATCATAGAAATGGCCACTGGGAAACCGCCCTTCCACGAGCTGGGAGAACCACAGGCGGCCATGTTTAAG GTGGGCATGTTCAAGATCCACCCGGAGATCCCCGAGTCGTTGTCGCTGGAGGCCAAGTCGTTCATCTTGCGCTGCTTCGAGCCGGACCCCAACAAGAGAGCCATCACCTCGGACCTCCTCAGAGACACGTTTGTCAGACAAAACAGCAAAGGCAAGAAGAGCAAGATCGCCTTCAAGCCGTCAG ACTACATCCCCAGCGTGTCGCTGCCGGTGCAGCTGCAGTGCGAGGCCatcggcggcagcagcagcagcgagccgGGTTCCATTAGCCCGGACTGCGACTCCAAACACGACGTTTTCttcctgaagaagaagagccCACACTCGGAGAACCCGCTGAAGCCGCCCAACTCCAACTACCTGAG TGTTCCGGACGAGGGTTCGGCGTCGTACGACCGCagcgcgcccccctcccccgaggacAGGGACGGCGGTCTGTTCCTGCTGAAGAAGGACAGCGAGAGGCGGGCCATTCTGTTCAGGGTCCTCAACGACGACCAGGCGAAGGTCATCTCCAACCTGAAGGAGAACCACATCCAG ggCATTGAAGAGCTCCAGCTCTCCGTCGATCACATCAAGCAGATCATCTGCATCCTCCGAGACTTCATCCATTCCCCGGAGAGGCGCGTCATGGCGGCCACCATCTCCAAGCTCAAGCTGGACCTGGACTTCGACTCCACCTCCATCAACCAGATCCAGCTGGTGCTCTTCGGCTTCCAGGACTCG GTAAACAAAGTCCTGAGGAACCATCACATCAAACCTCACTGGATGTTTGCGATGGATAACATCATCCGGCGGGCCGTGCAGGCCGCGATCACCATCCTCATTCCAG AGCTGCAGACCCACTTCGGCCCGGCGTCCGAGTGCGAGGGGGCGgagaaggaggacgaggtggacgagGAGGAAGCGGAGTTCAGTCCCGTCTCTGCTTCCCCCGCcgacgccgccgccaccgccgtgGCTGACTCCGCCCACCCGGTGGCCTGCAGGCAGAACTCGCAGGAGCACCTGCGCTCGCATCATCAGCTGGGCGTACAGCTGGGGCACCTCAAACAGGAGACCAACAG gctgctggaggagctgctgcagaaggagaaggagtacCAGCAGGTCCTGAAGGCCACCCTGCAGCAGAGATCACACGACACGGAGCTGGTCCGCGTCCGGCACAGGCCGCTAG ATGTTTTGCCTCCCTCCATCTTCAAGATCCCGGCGGACCACGAAACGGACAAGCCGCTCACCGATTGGCTCAAAGAGCAGGGGGCGGACGCCGACACCGTGGACAAG TTCGTGCTGGAGGAGTACACGCTGATCGACGTCCTCACCGAAGTCACCAAAGACGACCTCCACCGCCTGCGTCTACG GGGTGGAGTACTCTGCCGCATCTGGCGGGCCATCCAGCGGCAccgagagcgagagaggctGAGGCCCGACGAGCGCTCGGGAGGCGACGCGTGA
- the map3k15 gene encoding mitogen-activated protein kinase kinase kinase 15 isoform X2, giving the protein MRRRCWGTNPDALLSADDSCATAMDTSQSAQVADMGGEHSAGVCAADRDRERGEVTSPCPPAKQRSLRVVYVLNDGLKSVMASSPESGALQCLQRACDAESALLTTVTFGRLDFGETSVLDSFYDADIAVVDMSDVFRQPSLFYHLGVRESFDMANNVILYHDTDPDTAQSLKDMVAQKNTASSGNYYFIPYIVTPNHEYMCCESDAQRRASEYMQPSWDNLLGPLCVPLMDRFTGLLKDIHVTSCASFKDTLLNDIRKAREKYQGEELAKELSRIKLRIDNTEVLTQDIVMNLLFSYRDIQDYDAMVKLVQTLEMLPTCDLATQPMIQFHYAFALNRRNSPGDREQALGVMLQVLQSCEHPAPDMFCLCGRIYKDIFLDSDCKDMKNRDNAIQWYRKGFELQPTLYSGINLAVLLIVAGQQFESSMELRKIGVRLNSLLGRKGSLEKMNNYWDVGQFFTVGMLASDIPKATQAAEKLFKLKPPLWYLRSVVQNLQLILRFKKQSVEHSPQRERLNFWMDIIVEATQGTTNRLRFPVLILEPTKVYQPSYVSINNEAEEKNVSIWHVSPAETKGIHEWNFTAMSIKGISISKFDERCCFLYVHDNSDDFQIYFSTEEQCSRFCSMVKEMISDGTGNAVELEGEGDGDTLEYEYDTDETGDRVVLGRGTYGVVYAGRDVSNQVRIAIKEIPERDSRYSQPLHEEIALHKYLKHRNIVQYLGSVSENGYIKIFMEQVPGGSLSALLRSKWGPLKEATIIFYTRQILEGLRYLHDNQIVHRDIKGDNVLVNTYSGVLKISDFGTSKRLAGVNPCTETFTGTLQYMAPEIIDKGPRGYGAPADIWSLGCTIIEMATGKPPFHELGEPQAAMFKVGMFKIHPEIPESLSLEAKSFILRCFEPDPNKRAITSDLLRDTFVRQNSKGKKSKIAFKPSDYIPSVSLPVQLQCEAIGGSSSSEPGSISPDCDSKHDVFFLKKKSPHSENPLKPPNSNYLSVPDEGSASYDRSAPPSPEDRDGGLFLLKKDSERRAILFRVLNDDQAKVISNLKENHIQGIEELQLSVDHIKQIICILRDFIHSPERRVMAATISKLKLDLDFDSTSINQIQLVLFGFQDSVNKVLRNHHIKPHWMFAMDNIIRRAVQAAITILIPELQTHFGPASECEGAEKEDEVDEEEAEFSPVSASPADAAATAVADSAHPVACRQNSQEHLRSHHQLGVQLGHLKQETNRLLEELLQKEKEYQQVLKATLQQRSHDTELVRVRHRPLDVLPPSIFKIPADHETDKPLTDWLKEQGADADTVDKFVLEEYTLIDVLTEVTKDDLHRLRLRGGVLCRIWRAIQRHRERERLRPDERSGGDA; this is encoded by the exons ATGAGGCGCAGATGTTGGGGGACAAACCCAGACGCGCTCCTCTCCGCCGACGACAGTTGCGCAACAG CAATGGATACGAGCCAGAGCGCGCAAGTAGCCGACATGGGAGGAGAGCACTCCGCCGGGGTGTGCGCGGCGGACCGGGACCGGGAGAGGGGCGAGGTGACCAGCCCCTGCCCGCCGGCCAAGCAGCGTTCCCTGCGGGTGGTGTACGTCCTGAACGACGGGCTGAAGTCGGTGATGGCCAGCAGCCCCGAATCCGGCGCGCTGCAGTGTCTGCAGAGAGCGTGCGACGCGGAGAGCGCGCTGCTCACCACCGTCACCTTCGGCCGGCTCGACTTCGGAGAAACGTCCGTGCTGGACAGCTTCTacgatgcag ACATCGCGGTTGTGGACATGAGCGACGTGTTTCGGCAGCCCTCCCTGTTctaccacctgggcgtgagggAGAGCTTCGACATGGCGAACAACGTCATCCTGTACCACGACACCGACCCCGACACCGCGCAGTCTCTGAAG gataTGGTGGCGCAGAAAAACACA gCGTCCAGCGGTAACTACTACTTCATCCCCTACATCGTGACTCCCAACCACGAGTACATGTGCTGCGAGAGCGACGCCCAGCGGCGGGCCAGCGAGTACATGCAGCCCAGCTGGGACAACCTGCTGGGGCCGCTGTGCGTGCCCCTGATGGACCGCTTCACCGGCCTGCTGAAGGACATCCACGTCACCTCCTG TGCGTCCTTTAAGGACACCCTGCTGAACGACATCAGGAAGGCCCGAGAGAAGTACCAGGGCGAGGAGCTGGCCAAGGAGCTTTCCCGGATTAAACTCCGAATTGACAACACGGAGGTTCTCACCCAGGACATCGTGATGAACCTGCTCTTTTCTTACCGGGACATACAG GACTACGACGCCATGGTGAAGCTGGTGCAGACGTTGGAGATGCTGCCGACTTGTGATCTGGCGACGCAGCCCATGATCCAGTTCCACTACGCGTTCGCCCTCAACAG GAGGAACAGCCCCGGGGACCGGGAGCAGGCTCTCGGAGTGATGCTGCAGGTGTTGCAGTCCTGCGAACATCCAGCGCCGGACATGTTCTGCCTGTGTGGACGGATATACAAGGATATCTTCCTGGACTCGGACTGCAAAGACATGAAGAACAGGGACAACGCCATACAGTG GTACAGGAAGGGGTTTGAGCTGCAGCCGACTCTCTACTCCGGCATCAACCTGGCCGTCCTGCTGATAGTTGCGGGCCAACAGTTTGAGAGCTCCATGGAACTGAGGAAAATAG GTGTGAGGCTGAACAGCCTGCTCGGGCGCAAAGGGTCCCTGGAGAAGATGAACAACTACTGGGACGTGGGCCAGTTCTTCACTGTTGGCATGCTGGCCAGCGACATCCCCAAAGCGACTCAGGCTGCAGAGAAGCTCTTCAAACTCAAGCCGCCTCTCTG GTATTTGCGGTCCGTGGTGCAGAACCTGCAGCTGATCCTGAGGTTCAAGAAGCAGTCGGTGGAACATTCTCCACAGCGGGAGAGACTCAACTTCTGGATGGACATCATCGTGGAAGCCACGCAGGGAACCACCAACCGGCTGCGCTTTCCG GTGTTGATTCTGGAGCCCACCAAGGTTTACCAGCCCTCGTACGTGTCCATCAACAACGAGGCGGAGGAGAAGAACGTCTCCATCTGGCACGTTTCTCCCGCTGAAACG AAAGGGATCCACGAGTGGAACTTCACTGCCATGTCCATCAAAGGCATCAG CATAAGTAAGTTCGATGAGCGCTGCTGCTTCCTCTACGTCCACGACAACTCGGATGACTTCCAGATCTACTTCTCCACCGAGGAGCAGTGCAGTCG GTTCTGTTCCATGGTGAAGGAGATGATATCCGACGGCACGGGCAACGCCGTGGAACTGGAGGGGGAAGGAGACGGAGACACGCTGGAG TACGAGTATGACACGGACGAGACAGGGGACAGGGTGGTGCTCGGGCGGGGCACCTACGGAGTGGTGTACGCCGGGAGGGACGTCAGCAACCAGGTCCGAATCGCCATCAAGGAGATCCCCGAGAGGGACAGCAG ATACTCGCAGCCCCTTCACGAGGAGATCGCCCTCCACAAGTACCTGAAGCACAGGAACATTGTTCAGTACCTGGGCTCCGTTTCGGAGAACGGGTACATCAAGATCTTCATGGAACAAGTGCCCGgag GAAGCCTGTCGGCGTTGCTGCGCTCCAAGTGGGGCCCGCTGAAGGAGGCCACAATCATCTTCTACACCAGGCAGATCCTGGAGGGGCTCCGGTACCTGCACGACAACCAGATCGTCCACCGGGACATCAAG gGGGACAACGTGTTGGTGAACACCTACAGCGGCGTCTTGAAGATCTCCGACTTTGGAACCTCCAAGCGGTTGGCGGGAGTGAACCCGTGCACGGAGACGTTCACCG GCACGCTGCAGTACATGGCTCCGGAAATCATCGACAAGGGCCCTCGGGGCTACGGGGCCCCGGCCGACATCTGGTCCCTGGGGTGCACCATCATAGAAATGGCCACTGGGAAACCGCCCTTCCACGAGCTGGGAGAACCACAGGCGGCCATGTTTAAG GTGGGCATGTTCAAGATCCACCCGGAGATCCCCGAGTCGTTGTCGCTGGAGGCCAAGTCGTTCATCTTGCGCTGCTTCGAGCCGGACCCCAACAAGAGAGCCATCACCTCGGACCTCCTCAGAGACACGTTTGTCAGACAAAACAGCAAAGGCAAGAAGAGCAAGATCGCCTTCAAGCCGTCAG ACTACATCCCCAGCGTGTCGCTGCCGGTGCAGCTGCAGTGCGAGGCCatcggcggcagcagcagcagcgagccgGGTTCCATTAGCCCGGACTGCGACTCCAAACACGACGTTTTCttcctgaagaagaagagccCACACTCGGAGAACCCGCTGAAGCCGCCCAACTCCAACTACCTGAG TGTTCCGGACGAGGGTTCGGCGTCGTACGACCGCagcgcgcccccctcccccgaggacAGGGACGGCGGTCTGTTCCTGCTGAAGAAGGACAGCGAGAGGCGGGCCATTCTGTTCAGGGTCCTCAACGACGACCAGGCGAAGGTCATCTCCAACCTGAAGGAGAACCACATCCAG ggCATTGAAGAGCTCCAGCTCTCCGTCGATCACATCAAGCAGATCATCTGCATCCTCCGAGACTTCATCCATTCCCCGGAGAGGCGCGTCATGGCGGCCACCATCTCCAAGCTCAAGCTGGACCTGGACTTCGACTCCACCTCCATCAACCAGATCCAGCTGGTGCTCTTCGGCTTCCAGGACTCG GTAAACAAAGTCCTGAGGAACCATCACATCAAACCTCACTGGATGTTTGCGATGGATAACATCATCCGGCGGGCCGTGCAGGCCGCGATCACCATCCTCATTCCAG AGCTGCAGACCCACTTCGGCCCGGCGTCCGAGTGCGAGGGGGCGgagaaggaggacgaggtggacgagGAGGAAGCGGAGTTCAGTCCCGTCTCTGCTTCCCCCGCcgacgccgccgccaccgccgtgGCTGACTCCGCCCACCCGGTGGCCTGCAGGCAGAACTCGCAGGAGCACCTGCGCTCGCATCATCAGCTGGGCGTACAGCTGGGGCACCTCAAACAGGAGACCAACAG gctgctggaggagctgctgcagaaggagaaggagtacCAGCAGGTCCTGAAGGCCACCCTGCAGCAGAGATCACACGACACGGAGCTGGTCCGCGTCCGGCACAGGCCGCTAG ATGTTTTGCCTCCCTCCATCTTCAAGATCCCGGCGGACCACGAAACGGACAAGCCGCTCACCGATTGGCTCAAAGAGCAGGGGGCGGACGCCGACACCGTGGACAAG TTCGTGCTGGAGGAGTACACGCTGATCGACGTCCTCACCGAAGTCACCAAAGACGACCTCCACCGCCTGCGTCTACG GGGTGGAGTACTCTGCCGCATCTGGCGGGCCATCCAGCGGCAccgagagcgagagaggctGAGGCCCGACGAGCGCTCGGGAGGCGACGCGTGA